The genomic DNA CAGCTGCAGCGGTTGCAGCCTCTGAGGAGAGGCCGGGGGAGCCGGCGTGCTCACTTTCCCGCGGACTTTCGGAGTGTTTGTGGATTTACATGCCAAGCTTTCAAGATGATGTCCATGAACAGCAAGCAGCCTCACTTTGCCATGCATCCCACCCTCCCTGAGCACAAGTACCCGTCGCTGCACTCCAGCTCCGAGGCCATCCGGAGGGCCTGCCTGCCCACGCCGCCGGTAAGCGCCCCAAGCTCGCGGCCCCGACCCACGCGCCCGCCCCCTCCCAGTCTCTGAGACGCTGCATGTCGAGTTCCGGTGTGTGCCCAGGTCCCCGAGCGGGGATGTGCGGGCAGGGCTTCTTAGAGGAATCCGGCTGCGAGGCACATTTTGTCCAGTGGCGCTTAATGTCGTGCTCCCGTCCGCCTCTGCCTGCGTGTCGGGCGCCTGCGATCAGAGTCAGGAGAGCTGGGGCCGTGACTCTTGACTTCTCTCCACTTTCTCTGTTAATTTCATGCCTAGGAAAGGCAGTTTCTCTGTGTGCTCGGGTGCGTGACATGGTTCACCTGCTGCTAgttacatctccatttcttctttttcccctcctttttcgtctccccacctccatcccccGGAACGTGTTCCTGTATCCCTTGCGTTTGCCTCCCTCCTCACGCACCGTTCCTTTTCGTCTATCCCCCTGCCTCGTCCAATGTGTTTCTATTCAATCTTTCCGGTTTTCCTCCCCAACCCCCGACCACCCGTTGTTGTTATTTTGGTTGCTTTGTGTTTGCCCTTTGCTTGTTGTGCTTTCTGGcttgtgtttcttttgcttttttcccccttttttcttcttttggttttgtggtgtttttggtttggtttgtgtCGCCTGCAGCTGCAGAGCAACCTCTTCGCCAGCCTGGATGAGACACTGCTGGCGCGGGCCGAGGCGCTGGCGGCGGTGGACATCGCGGTATCCCAGGGCAAGAGCCACCCGTTCAAGCCAGACGCCACGTACCACACGATGAACAGCGTGCCGTGCACGTCCACGTCCACCGTGCCGCTGgcgcaccaccaccaccaccaccaccaccaccaccaggcgCTCGAGCCTGGTGACCTGCTGGACCACATCTCATCGCCGTCGCTCGCGCTGATGGCTGGCGCGGGCGGCGCGGGCGCGGCGGGCGGAGGTGGCAGCGCTCACGACGGCCCGGGGGGCGGCGGCGGTGGTCCGGGCGGCGGCGGTCCCGGCGGCGGCGGCCCAGGGgccggcggtggcggcggcggtggcCCAGGGGGCGGCGGTGGCCCGGGCGGTGGGCTGCTAGGCGGCTCGGCGCACCCGCATCCGCACATGCACGGCCTGGGCCACCTGTCGCACCCGGCGGCGGCAGCCGCCATGAACATGCCGTCGGGGCTGCCGCACCCTGGGCTGGTGGCGGCGGCGGCTCATCACGGCGCGGCGGCGGctgcagcggcggcggcggcagggcAGGTGGCAGCGGCGTCGGCGGCGGCGGCCGTGGTGGGTGCGGCGGGCCTGGCGTCCATCTGCGACTCGGACACGGACCCGCGCGAGCTCGAGGCGTTCGCCGAGCGCTTCAAGCAGCGGCGCATCAAGCTGGGTGTGACGCAGGCCGACGTGGGCTCGGCGCTAGCCAACCTCAAAATCCCAGGTGTGGGCTCTCTCAGCCAGAGCACCATCTGCAGGTTCGAATCGCTCACGCTCTCGCACAATAACATGATCGCGCTCAAACCCATCCTGCAGGCTTGGCTCGAGGAGGCCGAGGGCGCGCAGCGCGAGAAAATGAACAAGCCTGAGCTCTTCAACGGCGGCGAGAAGAAACGCAAGCGGACTTCCATCGCCGCCCCGGAGAAGCGCTCCCTCGAGGCCTACTTCGCGGTACAGCCTCGGCCCTCGTCCGAGAAGATCGCCGCCATCGCTGAGAAACTGGACCTCAAAAAGAACGTGGTGCGGGTGTGGTTTTGCAACCAGAGACAGAAGCAGAAGCGGATGAAATTCTCCGCCACTTACTGAGGGGGGTTGGGAGTAGGAGATGCCGGGCGCGGCAGAGGGAGCTAAAAGGGAATTGGGGGGTTTCCTCTGTCCGCCTTCCTTCCCCCCGCCCCTCCCCTGTCTGCTTTTCCCCAGGTTTGGAGTGTCCTTTACCCTGCTTACATCTGGACGGATTCTCTCTGTGCGTTCTCCTCTGTCCCTTCTCGGTTCTTCCTGCCTTCATCTTCCGCCGGTCTTAGAGGACCGGGTGCTTGTTGTGGAGTCTTGAGGAGAAGGTGGGGGAGAAGGGGGAACATTTGGGTGAGTGGAGATGGAGTGGGGGCGGGAAGGAGAGTGGACACTGGAGCAGGGGTTTTTGAGGAGCAGAATGGgtctgggggttgggggtggggggagacgcGGAACGGGTAGGGAAATGGACGGTTTTTGACCAGAGACCCATTAAATCTCTGGGGACCAAGGAACTATGTACAGAAACAAACCTACCAACCACCAAAAAACTAGACaaatagaaactaaaacaaaacagagtaaaagtaaagaaaaacgtTTTAGAAATTAAATTCCGGGAGCCGTAATCTGCAGGTTTATTTCCCcccaaagaagataaaaagagCGCCACCTTTATTACCACCGCCCCAACCCTACACACGCAAAGTGAGTCAATAACGAAAAACCAAACGAACCGGAAAGTGAAATTCTGGATAGCTAAGCTAGTTGTTTTGTCTGTGTGTTTAATTTAATTCTCCACCCCAAGTCTCACCTCCTCCACATCCATatcctctttgatttatttccTCCGTTTCATTGAGACTCTGATGGCTGCTCTCCATCGCTGGGAAGTGAGTGGAGGCAGAACTGAAGGGGGgacttgctgtttgttttctgggGTCCAAGTTTCCAGTGGCCTGGCCTACAGCTGTGTGGCTGGCCTGGGTTGGAGAGGAGCCTTTAGGGAGAGAGGGGCAGTCTTTGAGGTGACACACAGGCACGATTTAGGAGCTccgaaataaatattttattctaagaaaataaaacaattttaaccagggttttttttttttttttcttttcttttctttttttgctcttaCTATTTGGTCAAGCTCTAGAAAACAGATCATTTCAAAATGGTTGTTTCCCCATTAATAGAAATCTACCTTGTCTTaacctttcatttctctttctgagtGTCGTTTATTTTACAATATCTactgaaaatttttttctgtccatTCAAATACACTGGACTGTGGTGGAAGATACCAGGAGAAATACTCTGTCCCATTTTCCTCACAAGACCCATCTTGCTCTTCTAggttccctttccctttctctgttgAGAAGTTTCTGCTTTCAGTTGGGGCAGGACTTAGCTGTGAGAAAATCAACTCAATCCTAGATGAGAAGACAGGTTTAAACCCTCCATTTGTTTCAAAGGGGTCTGCATGTTGCGGGATAAAGCAGAACAACTGTGTTTACTTTTAATTgttattaattattattgttacaaTTCAAGAGTCATTTATGGTTGGGGATAAATGTTGGGTAGCAAGAACTTTAATTTGCACTATCAGTCTCCCAAATAGAAAATCATGTATAGTATTTCATAGTAATAATCAAGGTACCTATTAACTGctgatggtttttaaaaaaatgagaaagacagTTGAGGGTGGTTAGGTAAAATGCCTGCTTTGTGCACAAGATATTCTTTGGATCTCATGCAGAGATGGTTTTTTGCCATCCAggataaaaaggaagagaaaaaaaaaaaaaaaaggcagaacaaatgagaaaaggaaaaacaaacctgCCATTTAATAAGACTGAAATCATGCATGATCTTAAAGGTGCAGAAAGAAACACAATTAGATCTCACTCTGGTtagtcattatttatttaattgtgtTGTATATCATTGTTTGCAGCGCAAACATTCTATGCATTTGAAACCAAGCACTAATTTGGACTAGCTTTCTGATAGACCCGTTTGTGGATGGTGTGATTTCACAGTCTACTGCCTGTTTTCACCGAAAACACAACAGTTTTGTCATATTCTTGTattgagaagaaaaagagaaaagcaagattattgtaaatattttctttaatgcacACACTCGCACAGTGGTTACAAACTGCCAGTGTTAATCCTGATATGTCTCATGGATCGATCTACCTGACCTTGGATGTCTGCTGAGCTTTCTCTTTGGTTTTGTCTTTGCTCTATTACCTTTTCTCCCCTGACTTCTGTCAGAACTACTTCTATGCGCCAAAACACAACAGGGGGATGTGTCCCAGCACACCTACAAATAAAACATAACTGAAAGAAGAGCAATTTTATGATTTGGGTGCATTTTTGTTTCTATACTGGGACAAGTCCTGGTAGAGCTGTTCAACAAGTGAGACTCAATtcaacacccacccacccccctaccccaccccacacacacaaaaaacaaaaaactggaaatgGAGGATGTTGAAAGGGGATTGAAAGGGGGGCTAAGAAAGATGTATTTTTCTGCTGAATCAGAATTCATTACTTTCAGATAGCTCTACGTGAAAACCAGTGTTCTGAATAAAATGAATTCTATATTAGTTGCCTGTGTTTATTAAAGTTTTGAACTGCAGAACTCTTAAATCACATCACTCTCTTCAGAGTGGTGAGAGGTAATAAATAACCAAGTGCCcgcaaaacaaatttaaattgaGGGTCAGGGACAGAGGCATTTGGGGGTTTGTATGTGTTGTTCTAGcctaaaaacacttttaaaaatgttgtacTAAATGACTTTTGTTTGGaggttaataaatataaaaagcatcCACTGATCTATACATATACCTTTCCAAATGCCTCTGCTTGTTTGCAACATTTAGTGTGCCACCTACTGCTCCAAGTGACCAGAGTCTCTATTTCCTTGTGACCTGGGACTAGATCAGATGCCAAATGTACAAAGTTTCTTAATAGCTGGGATTATATCTTCTGAAGTCATCCTATTTTAGccaaatctttttaatttcaccGGCAAAtctgtgaaaaacaaaaaacaaaaaacacttgatgttcagaaaagaaaagtacattaaaaaagcTGTGATTTTAAACAGTTGTTAATGTTTAAGAAAAGCATtagaggtatttttaaaaatagatctcTTCCATCAAAACTGATTTGTTTCTGTTATTGACTTGAATTGTCATCAGAGtttttaataaaatgcatttgtaaaaaaaaaaaaagtttattttatagaaaagtaTGGCCGGATTTCATTGTTGGAGAACcaggaaagaacaaatgaaaagatttaaaaggctgtttaaaaagaaaaaaatctgccaAAAATGGAAATGTTGCAGGCTAATACATTTGTATTATACAATAATGACCAATGTGTGTATTAAGAACTTAGGCATTTGTTTTTGTATTAAGTAAAATCCTTaccaagtaaaaagaaaacaatattatgTTAATAAAATATCATGAAAATATGTGCTTTGCAGAGTTTCCTATTTTATGTAGTAGGAAACTGTGCAAAACAAAAAATGGTTTGCTCTCTAGGTGAATGAATCTGTGTATGGCCAATAGTAAGACTATTCTAAAAGGTCTTTACCTATCAATCCATGAGGAAGCAAAAAATGTCCTCCTGTAAAGAGTGCAAAGGCTTACCACTCAGCTGTAGTTtggctttttaaagttttatggtTCTGAAGAGCTAAACTTCACTCTAAGTAGATTCCACACCAGTCCGTGGGTGAAAATAGTAAAATGTGTGACTCGAGTTCCTTTAAAGCATAATGGTGGGTAAGTTGGAGAGAGTGGAAAAATTGGGCTCCATATGCACTTCAACTTCTCAGGAAATCCAGGCGGAAACGGACTAGGAAAGGCAAGGGGAAAATACGCATAAAATGCACCTGCCACGTTTATGTGATCCGTTCCTCTTTAGTCTCCCTTTTTTCTCCAGTCTTAATTCGGGATCCTGCTCCTTTAGGCCTAAGAGATGATTTTTTCAGGACCCACtaaattttgattagatttttgtTTAAATGCTGTTCTGCAATTGCTCTCAACTTCGATTACACTCTCATAAATAAACCGTAGGCACCCTCTGCCGTGATTGTATCGGTTTTTACTTTCTTGTAATACTAAGACCGCTTCGGTTCGGTTTGCTCTAATTTGTATTCTGGCATCAGTCACTGGGTGGATATAGCGATCCACATTCTGTGCTAAGAAGAGAAGGCGCCCTACCCCCAGGGTTCACCTAGCCAGGTCCTGGCTCGCGGCCTCCAGCCAGGTCGCTGAGGCCTCTCCCCCGTAGACCCTGCGTGAAGCATCCCTGCTTGATTTTTCACTTTGATAGGCTTTCATAGTTTTGCCCGTGAAGTTGCAAATGTGACTTCTGACCCTGGCTAAAATCAGCATCCTTCACCCCATTCGAACAGCCCCGGTGGCCACCGGGATGATAAAGGTGATGACCACAATTACTATTATCTATCATCTGGTTTGGTTCTGCtttcactgctgctgctgctgcagtcTTAGCCCACAATGAGAGCCACAGAGTAGTCGCGGACTGTTTCAAAGGCGACCGCAGgcttaactgatttttaaaatagcagccgaATTCCATTTTTTACGGGGACCTCTTTTCACCTGCAAGATAAGCCTTGTCGCAATAATCACGTTATGTAATATTTGATAAAACCCTCGCTCCGTCGCGACTGCAAGTGCCCGGCTGGCTTCCGCTCTCCCGGGCATCGGGCGAGAGGCGCGGCCGGAGTCCGCCCGGAACGCGCAGGGGAGGTGCGCGGCGGCCCCACGCCGGTTGGGTTGACCTTTAAATAATTCATGGCTTGAGATttctagaaattaataaaatgaatgataACATGGGTCTAATTAAAAACTTTCGTAATTGTTGCCAGTTTAGTTTGCTGAGAGACAGGCAGCACCCTCCCCCAAACCTGGCAAATCTGTCTGGCAGGTGCGGGCTGGGGGTGAGCCTCAAAATTTGAGCGGCCAAAAGCTCTTCTGACTCCGGGAGTTATTTCCGAGGCGGTCTCTTGGAGCTGCTCCCTCCCCTCTAGCCGCCGTCGGCAGCTCGCCTGTCTCTGCGGCGTGACTTTCGGACTTCGGGTTGGGTTGCCTTTTCAAACCACAGGCTGAGCTGATTGGGTCAGAATTGGCAGCCATGAAGAGATCCCCCCCCGCCCCCGACCACGCCAAGTTCCTGCTTTTCCACGGAAACACCCAATCATCCCGGGCCGTCCCGCCGGGTAGCCCCAGCGCCCCAAGCGCCAGAGCTCCGGCCCCTGCTCTCGCGGTCTGCGGGCCGCCGCGCAGCGACCGCGGCACGCCCTGTTTGCGCCCCTCCGCCGCCTTTCCACAGGCTCGCAGCCCGGAAGTTTCTAGCAGCTTGAGGCCGCAGCTCTGCTCTGCCGGCGGGACAGCCACCAGCTTGCAGATCCCCGCGGGGATTCGACAAAGCCGCGGAACACTCGAGCGGGTTAATGACTAGAGGCCCCGGCGACCGACGCGCGTGCGCAAGGGTGGCCGGCGGGGTGAGGACGGCGGGGAGGGCGCCGAGCCCGCACATGCGCGCTGCGCGGGCGGAGTCGGAGAGGAGAGCGGGAATTGCGCGACTCAAATTAAGCGCTCGGCGAGGTTCGCTCCCACCAGTAAGTGCCTTTGAGGACATCCTGAGAAGAAAGGGGATGAACCGTTTTTGCACAGAGGGTAAAATATCCCTCCTTCCTCCAGTTCGCCTAAGTCAACAGAGGCCTTAATCAACACAAAACTTTAActggtttacatttttttttttaaagaattgggaggaataagcctcgctatttaaatttaataggGGTCTGTACTCGTTGCGAGAGGAAGGCTGGCTGCTGGGTTTTCGGCCCGGGGAATTCAGTGAAATCCTGGATCGTAAAACTGAGGTCGAAATCTCGGGTGTGGGAGAATCCCGCGGAGCCTAAGTAGTGAAATTGGTGTCCCTGGCCCCAGGGGTGAGGCGAAAACGCGACCCCCCTCCTTTACAGACCCACGCCCTGTCCCCAAGACCGCATTCCCGGGAGATCTCTTCTCTCGGTTAGAAAGGGAAGAGGGTAGGAACaggaggagggaaaaggaagTGGCTGAGAGCCTAGAAGGAGAAGTGGCAAAAGGAGGGAtggtggagaggagggagggagggagagagagagactcctTGCCTTGGTTTGGTAAAACGAATTTCAAACGGAAGTTTGTTTGGCAACTCGGAAGTTTGACGCCTGGCCTCAGTCCCGCATAATGCATACAAACTTTTGTAGGCATGGATCAGAATAAAACAAAGTGTTGACAGTTTCCAGCCGTGGAAATACACTTAAAGTagtccccctccccccaagtgTTGACAATAAACATTTAATGAAGGCAGAGACCTCGCTGTCTCCAGACAGGGTCGGAATACTTTAAACAGAACATTTGCATGGCTTCTTCCACTTCAAACATCGCGTGCTACACTCCAACATTATGAAAAAATACAAAGTGTGAGACAAATAATACGTTTATATGGATATCTTAAGTGGTCTGTAGTAGTTCTGATATCCCCTGTACTTACTAATAGAAACTAACTCAATGTAGATTATTCGCGcttaaaaatgttaaacacagTTAATGCAATATTAATCGCCCTTTGGTGATATAAAATGCAATATTTTCAGGCAGCTATCGAGCTTTTCTAGAAGAAGAGCAGATGAAAAGAGTCACAGCTGAATAGTGGAGAGAAAAAGCCCGGTATTTATTGCTTTTGTTTGGCTTTTGGCTACAGAGACAGGAACCTTCTAATGGGGTAAGGACATTTATTTTATCTGCAATCTATTGCTACGAGAGCAGGAGCGGCAGATGGGGCTGATGTGATATTCACAGAGTAATTTAGAGCAGATCCTAATAACTAATAATGATTTATGTTAATTTTGATCATTTATGCAACTTTACCAAAGCATTGtagtgaaagaaagagaaagataagcGGAATGTGGCAAGGAGTTCCGAGGCTGGGCTTGGAGCTCAATTGCCCTGCACTTTACGCAatcttaaaatgtgttttatgaGTTAGCAATGGAAATGTGGGCATTTTAAAAAGCAGGTAGTGTCCGTTTGACTCTGGGCAGAGGTTTCTCCTGGGGGCTTGCATTTCTTCTGAAAATGTATCTAGATGAGACCGGACTGTGATGCCTTTGAGCGGGAGACGCTTTCATCTTAGTTAAAAGGAAACAGATTTGTTCCAGGTGTTTCATTTGTTATATTCAACCAAGGGGTCCTGTGTATGGCAGAGGAACGGCgaaatgaaaaatgctcaggGCGTGCCTGCGCGCGCGCGCAGGGTTCTTCCCTCCAAAGCGTAATCTGAGCTGGAGCCTTAGCAGCTATGAGCAGCCTCTAGAGCACCACCGCCACGCCTTTTGAGAAAGTTTTATTACTGGCTGCTTAATCTTCACCTCCTACCTGATATTTGTTTGCCTAGAATCAACTTTTGGAAAGCTTTTCGGTCTCTACCTCCGCCTCTTTACTCCCCCCCAGGGATTCCAGTGCTGTTAAATTTAAACGTACCTCTTCTCTCGTCGCCCCCACCACCCCTCCACAGCCCGGTAATGTGGCAGGAGCTCAGAACCTCCGGGTCTGCCAGTGCGACATAGGGGCATATACATAGGGACAGGGATAGAGCGATTTTCGGCTGCCACGCAGTGCCCTGCAGATTGTAGGAGAGATTTTGAAAGAGAGGGTGCGCTTTGCTCATGGCAATTTACTTTTCCTGTTACTTTTTGTGCGTTTTAACGCCTCGAGGCTATAGTTTGAAAGTAAAATAGTATCAAAGCACCTCCTTATTAGTTCTGTATTTGAGAAATCCGAAGATGAAAGTACCTAAAAGGTTTAATAGGGCGGAAGAGCATTTATTTGCCAAGCAAACAACCAGAGTACAGTTCAAAAGGGGTACAGTGGTTTATCAGCAGGAGGCTGCAAGGAGAAGAACGTGGACAAAGCGAATGTCAAGCTTTTAGTATAGACACATTAAAGTGAATTAAATAAGCTTCAAGTGGCATGTCCCTTGTTTTTGAACGTTATATATGACATTTAATCTAGAGGCTTTTCCCACCTTTCGGGGTTGTTGTCAAGACTTTTTCTTCCGTTTGTAGACTTTCATATTTTGTGGAGTAATATTGGCTGCCTCTCTAGGGATTTGATCTGCAAATTCATTTGAGATATGATCACATCTTGTGAagttaaatttttcattattttctttctctttttcttgttttaaggcTATTGATGGAAACATGCACTTAATTTCTTCTACTAGGGATTAAAAATCAAGCTACTTGATTCATAACTAAGTTTCTTTTTTGAACGTTTATTTTATTGCgttttggtttgctttttaaTTGTCTCAATCAGTAACTGAACTGTTAGTATTCCCGGTGTAAAGAAgactttaaacaaaataaattcggGCAGCTGACGTGCCTGTTTACTGATAATACTCAGGAGCTGGTTCATGTTTGTGAGCTTGAAGCTGCGCCGCCACGTGCATATCCATATATAAACAGATGTAAGCACATTTTTACTGTTGTTGATTGTAACAGAGTCTACTTTCTAAACTTATTCCTGTACTGTACCAATGTTTCAGTTAAGAAGTAACTCCCCTTAAAATTGAAGAGTGGAGCATTATTGAAACGCTCTATCAAACAGCTCTAGGGCGCAGCCTTTCTGGAAACGCTGGGTTCTCGTTGAGGTCTGACTGACTGACTGCACATAAGCCCCTAATATGTTAATGGCCGTAGGGGATGCCTAAGGTACCATCTCAAGCTGCTTCGCACACCATATGTCAGGCCGTTAGCCACATGGATCTATTAATCAAAAagagctggagagagaggaaagggtcttggaaagggggaaaatgagagagatgggggaggagggagaaaattAGAAAGCATTTTAAACCCAcgattttctcatttcttttatataaaaagcaagtgaataaaaatatctgaataaGATTTAACCAACACAGATTTCCTTTGTGTCAAGTTAAAGATGGTTCACAAGGATCTACTAAAGGATTAGAATAGTATCTGGTTCTattaaaatagaaggaaattttatcTGTTGTTGTGGTACCTTTATTGTAAGACTTTATAGGCAAGATTCTCTTGGTGCAAAAACAAAGTTGTTTTTCTTACCTATGTTGTTTTGTAGAGGATTTTATTAAAAGTagtggggggaagggggataTATGTTTAGGGGATGTAAGAAGGTCATGGAAGGAGGTGCCTGGAGGATTTGtaatgaatatataatttattaatatatatctgCATGGACACGAGTTCTCACCATCCTTAGTTCTTCTGATAGTAAATGTAAAGTGTTTACATTTGAATACCTTCCCTTAAGCTAACTTTATGATAAATGAAACAGCAGAGTCTATGGGCTGGCAAAAATTACTTAATTCTTTTAGGTGATTCTTTTAAGGTGAAAAGGAATGAGAAAGTATCTAAAACAcctatctttcttatttcttctttgtttagaAATACCTCTTGCCCTTGaaggttaaaaataattttcagttaGACAAATAGATAAATAGCAAGTTTGCACACCCTTAGAAGTAATTATATACTCAGCATGCAGATGATATAAATGAGTAAGTATATACCAAGtacatacacaaaaaattaagTACTTTCTTGAAATGGTCAGTATATTTCTCATGTGTCTTAAATTCGTCATTTTTGGGAAATCAAATAAAATCACAGATTTTAAAACGTCAAAAACTATACCAGAAacagagcaatgaaaatgaaacatataGGTAATTAGATTTAAAAGTTGCATTCTTTTCATGTGGGATGCTACtggacaaaagagaaaatataaaatcaaaggtAAATTCAGGCAAATGTACTTATTGTTTTAATCAGCAGCCAATAAAGATGAACCACATGAAGACTTAAAGGCTGGATTAtcaattttaagatttaaaatctATAATTAATGACAGAATTTAGGAAAGAATACCCTTGAAATTGTTCTTTAATCTTAAGTCATGATAATAGGAATATGCTGCAGTAgttaatttacagaaaaatgcagaCTGAAAAGTATATTAATCtttggtttttaaatatatacacaaataattGACTTCTTATATATATTTGAGAACACAAATTATTCACCCACACCACAAGCCCTTTTTCATTAACATATATTGAGCAAGTAAAAGAGAGGCAGCAGAATGTTCTTActtatgctttatatatatattaaaatataaaaacggAGGATACTTGTGAAATTGTGCTCAATGATAAGAAACAAGAAACATTATGTGAATGAGATCTATTACATTTTTTATAGTAAGTGTATATATGGAGTACTCTTTACTGTACATTAGTTTAACTgtattaaatattctttatttttacaaaggcatttatctttttataaaGAAGTAAGTTTTCAGTTACAGGGAAACATTTGTAGGTGCCTTTAATTAAAAATACCACTGCATCAGATTATTTGGTTTGGCTGAAAAGTCATCTATGActcctttaataaaaaaaaaaagcattaaaaaacagAGAACTGCATTTAACTTGCAGTCAGTCTGGACATATGAGGGATTTTAAAGCACTATATTTCATCCAGGAGGAGAGGAACACATACAGAAAGAATCACCCTGAATTTCAAGAGTAGCTGCATAGGAAGAAACACTTATTATCTTTAAATTTTGGTGCATGCCACTAGGCTTCATTTCTTTCCCTGTAGTTAAAAGGTAGCCCATATATCTGTCGCTTTGGGTTTCCAAAGACTCGTAACTTAATTCCTTCAGGCTATTCATCAGCACAGTAATTAAACTAGCAAATGGATGTAAATAAAGTGAAATTGGTTTCATGACAGATGAGGCGAAGAGTCCTCTGACATGAAACAAGGCAGGACAATAATGATTTCGGCAGCATCCAGCTATGGAAGGAACCCCAGCTGGATTTATTAGGTGCTGCAAGTGATTTGCTGGAAGCGGGCAAGGCACAAGCACTCTTTAATT from Choloepus didactylus isolate mChoDid1 chromosome 12, mChoDid1.pri, whole genome shotgun sequence includes the following:
- the POU4F1 gene encoding POU domain, class 4, transcription factor 1 isoform X2 — translated: MMSMNSKQPHFAMHPTLPEHKYPSLHSSSEAIRRACLPTPPLQSNLFASLDETLLARAEALAAVDIAVSQGKSHPFKPDATYHTMNSVPCTSTSTVPLAHHHHHHHHHHQALEPGDLLDHISSPSLALMAGAGGAGAAGGGGSAHDGPGGGGGGGGGPGGGLLGGSAHPHPHMHGLGHLSHPAAAAAMNMPSGLPHPGLVAAAAHHGAAAAAAAAAAGQVAAASAAAAVVGAAGLASICDSDTDPRELEAFAERFKQRRIKLGVTQADVGSALANLKIPGVGSLSQSTICRFESLTLSHNNMIALKPILQAWLEEAEGAQREKMNKPELFNGGEKKRKRTSIAAPEKRSLEAYFAVQPRPSSEKIAAIAEKLDLKKNVVRVWFCNQRQKQKRMKFSATY
- the POU4F1 gene encoding POU domain, class 4, transcription factor 1 isoform X1, which translates into the protein MMSMNSKQPHFAMHPTLPEHKYPSLHSSSEAIRRACLPTPPLQSNLFASLDETLLARAEALAAVDIAVSQGKSHPFKPDATYHTMNSVPCTSTSTVPLAHHHHHHHHHHQALEPGDLLDHISSPSLALMAGAGGAGAAGGGGSAHDGPGGGGGGPGGGGPGGGGPGAGGGGGGGPGGGGGPGGGLLGGSAHPHPHMHGLGHLSHPAAAAAMNMPSGLPHPGLVAAAAHHGAAAAAAAAAAGQVAAASAAAAVVGAAGLASICDSDTDPRELEAFAERFKQRRIKLGVTQADVGSALANLKIPGVGSLSQSTICRFESLTLSHNNMIALKPILQAWLEEAEGAQREKMNKPELFNGGEKKRKRTSIAAPEKRSLEAYFAVQPRPSSEKIAAIAEKLDLKKNVVRVWFCNQRQKQKRMKFSATY